One Manihot esculenta cultivar AM560-2 chromosome 18, M.esculenta_v8, whole genome shotgun sequence genomic window carries:
- the LOC110606334 gene encoding receptor-like protein EIX2, whose product MVITHKRSLHHVSVLVTVVQFLVHINHGCIERERLALLSIKHDLIDDYGVLSSWGIEEDKGDCCKWTGISCSNRTGHITMLDLRFGLLKGKISHSLLELRHLTHLDLSFNNFGGTHFPADNNCSLSELRYLDLYHANFSGTISPLLANLSSLQYLNMSYNHFHDLTNIDWLGLSSLSYLVLSGNPLVNPSDWLQIVNKLPHLESLILSSCFSGDVIPPTLSPINSSSSLSSLVLSNNNLVIRSMHPWLSNISQNIVQLDLSSNLLQGPILAEIGNMISLELLDLANTSLVGGIPRSFGNMSRLAALDLSNNNLGVPLSHLIQNLSGYAEKSLVLLWVSGARLTGLLPDLTRFSSLRDLELGNNLLNGTIDKSIGRLSKLEILDLSWNSLNGLISEDHFSNLSILKELDLSGNFLIWNVSLNWVPPFHLGKINLRSNNLGPHFPKWLRSQKNYSSLDISDSGISDSIPWWFWDSYSTYVHSYLNISHNNFSGTLPHISFSRTYFSNYLVIDISSNHFNGPLPLPLSVDSPFIYLDLSRNLFSGIIPDRLIRGKGLVFLNLANNNLIGKIPAAIGSLSELETLNLGNNALSGPLPLALKNCTKLRFMDLSGNELSGNVPTWIGESLTSLQYLSLRSNQFYGSMPSQVCQLKHVQILDLSVNNITGTIPYCLKNLSAMAHRDSTKSIHHVYNYRKTFRLFSYIDTALVLWKGQNYKSDKNLGQFRIIDLSSNKIGGEIPREISSLSQIKQLNLSNNKLLGSIPEEIGCLKELESLDLSHNHLSGRLPASMADLNFLNTLNLSYNSLSGRIPSSTQLQSFNASSFSNNLALCGLPLPQNCTEDGIPDPQPNHNGRYNQEDGDDFWKWYYTGMGVGFVVGFWGVSSTLLLKRSCRHAFFKLLDKFGDWVYVKKAFCKRRLQQKFHG is encoded by the coding sequence ATGGTGATAACGCACAAGAGATCCCTTCATCATGTTTCTGTGCTTGTTACTGTGGTCCAGTTTTTAGTGCATATCAATCATGGATGCATAGAAAGGGAGAGACTCGCACTCCTTAGTATCAAACACGACCTCATTGACGACTATGGTGTTCTTTCTTCTTGGGGCATCGAAGAAGACAAAGGAGATTGCTGCAAATGGACAGGCATCTCTTGCAGCAATCGAACTGGTCACATTACAATGCTTGATCTTCGATTTGGTTTGCTGAAAGGTAAGATAAGCCATTCCTTGCTTGAACTGAGACATCTTACTCACTTGGACTTGAGTTTCAATAATTTTGGTGGTACTCACTTCCCAGCTGATAATAATTGTTCCCTCTCCGAGTTGAGATACTTGGATCTCTATCACGCTAATTTTTCTGGAACCATCTCTCCTCTGCTTGCCAACCTCTCCAGCTTGCAGTATCTTAATATGAGTTATAATCATTTTCATGATTTAACAAACATTGATTGGCTTGGTCTTTCTTCTTTAAGTTACCTTGTTCTGAGTGGCAATCCCCTTGTTAATCCCAGTGATTGGTTGCAAATAGTTAACAAACTCCCTCATCTAGAAAGCTTGATACTGTCCAGCTGCTTTTCTGGGGATGTGATTCCTCCGACTCTTTCGCCAATCAATTCTTCTTCATCACTGTCTAGCCTCGTTCTCTCTAATAATAACCTTGTGATTCGTTCAATGCACCCATGGTTGTCTAACATCAGTCAAAATATTGTACAACTTGACCTCTCTTCCAACCTTTTACAAGGTCCAATTTTAGCTGAAATTGGGAATATGATTTCTCTTGAATTGCTTGATCTCGCTAATACTTCACTTGTGGGAGGTATTCCAAGATCCTTCGGAAACATGTCTCGATTGGCTGCTTTAGACCTATCAAACAACAATCTCGGCGTACCACTTTCTCACTTGATTCAAAATCTATCTGGTTACGCGGAGAAATCACTGGTGCTCTTATGGGTATCCGGAGCTCGATTAACAGGTTTATTGCCTGATCTTACAAGATTTTCATCTTTAAGAGATCTAGAACTTGGAAACAATCTCTTGAATGGGACCATAGACAAGAGCATCGGACGTCTATCCAAGCTAGAAATTTTGGATCTTAGTTGGAATTCATTGAATGGACTCATATCCGAAGATCATTTTTCAAATCTATCTATCTTGAAAGAGTTGGATTTATCTGGTAATTTTCTCATTTGGAATGTGAGTCTCAACTGGGTTCCTCCATTTCATCTAGGAAAAATAAATCTTCGATCCAACAATTTGGGACCTCATTTCCCTAAATGGCTCCGAAgtcaaaaaaattattcttcaCTGGATATCTCTGACTCTGGAATTTCTGATTCCATTCCCTGGTGGTTCTGGGACTCCTATTCTACTTATGTCCattcatatttaaatatttctcATAACAATTTCAGTGGGACATTACCTCATATTTCATTCAGCCGAACTTATTTTTCCAATTATCTTGTTATTGATATAAGTTCTAACCATTTTAATGGTCCATTGCCTTTGCCTCTATCTGTAGATTCACCATTCATCTACCTTGACCTCTCAAGAAACCTATTTTCTGGAATAATTCCTGATCGTTTGATTAGAGGGAAAGGTCTCGTGTTTTTAAATTTGGCTAATAACAATTTGATTGGGAAAATTCCGGCCGCCATAGGATCACTTTCGGAACTTGAAACACTGAATTTAGGAAACAATGCCTTGTCTGGACCATTACCTTTGGCTTTAAAGAATTGCACTAAATTGAGATTCATGGACCTGAGTGGTAATGAATTGTCCGGTAATGTTCCCACTTGGATTGGAGAAAGCCTAACCTCTTTGCAGTATCTGAGCCTACGATCCAATCAGTTTTATGGAAGCATGCCCTCTCAAGTTTGTCAATTAAAACATGTTCAAATCTTGGACCTCTCTGTAAATAATATCACTGGAACCATACCATATTGCCTCAAGAATTTAAGTGCCATGGCTCACAGGGATTCAACTAAATCAATCCATCATGTATATAATTATAGGAAAACTTTTCGGCTGTTTTCTTATATTGACACAGCATTAGTTCTTTGGAAGGGACAAAATTACAAGAGTGACAAAAATCTTGGACAGTTTAGGATAATTGACCTTTCAAGCAATAAAATAGGAGGAGAAATTCCAAGGGAAATATCAAGCCTCTCACAGATTAAGCAATTGAACTTGTCCAATAACAAGTTGCTTGGTTCAATCCCTGAAGAGATTGGTTGTTTGAAGGAATTGGAATCACTTGATCTCTCTCATAATCATCTGTCAGGCAGACTTCCTGCTAGCATGGCTGATTTAAATTTTCTCAACACCTTGAACTTGTCATATAATAGTTTGTCTGGGAGAATTCCATCGAGTACTCAGCTTCAGAGCTTCAATGCTTCTTCATTTTCTAATAATCTTGCACTCTGTGGGTTACCTCTTCCACAAAACTGCACAGAAGATGGTATTCCAGATCCACAGCCCAACCATAATGGTCGATACAATCAAGAAGACGGAGATGACTTCTGGAAATGGTATTATACTGGCATGGGTGTTGGATTCGTTGTGGGCTTCTGGGGAGTATCAAGCACTTTACTGTTAAAGCGTTCTTGTAGACATGCCTTTTTCAAACTCTTGGACAAATTTGGAGATTGGGTTTATGTGAAAAAAGCATTCTGCAAGAGAAGATTGCAACAGAAATTTCATGGCTAG
- the LOC110606181 gene encoding receptor-like protein EIX1, translated as MVITHKRFLHHFSVLVIVLLFLVPIKPSLHFNSGCIERERLALLSIKRDLIDDHDVLSSWGRREDKGDCCKWRGISCSHRTGHIRKLDLQDGALKGKLSHSLLELRHLTYLDLSWNDFGGTHFPADSNGSLSKLRYLNLKDAKFSGTISSLLANLSSLQDLDLSYNHFHDLINIDWLGLSSLSYLDLSGNPLARPSDWLQIVNKLLHLESLALSSCFSGGVIPPTLSPVNSSSSLYTLHLSDNNLVILSIHPWLSNITQNIVQLDLSSNLLQGSSLAEIGNMISLEGLYLANTSVVGGRTYTFQLSDYDPLVFDISYNRFDGLLPSPLSPTCFISSKIGSVDWPFIYLDLSRNLFSGIIPDRLISVKVLVFLNLANNNLIGKIPASVGSLSKLETLDLGYNALSGPLPLALKDCTRLKFMDLSGNKLSGNVPTWIGESLTSLQYLSLRSNQFYGRMPSQVCQLKHVQILDLSINNITGTIPNCLKNLGAMADGNWTKTIDHKYYWKGYERYSYIDEALVLWKGQNYLCDKNLGQFRIIDLSSNKIEGEIPREISSLSQIKQSNLSNNKLIGAIPEEIGCLKEMESLDLSHNHLSGRLPATMANLNFLNTLNLSYNSLSGRIPSSTQLQSFNASSFSNNLALCGLPLTQRCIEDGIPDPQSNHDGRYNEEDKDEFWKWYYAGMGLGFSAGFWGVSSTLLLKRSCRHAFFQLLNKFGDWVYVKKAVYNRRLQQKLHGKDSFLLMKWLPK; from the exons ATGGTTATAACACACAAGAGATTCCTTCATCATTTTTCTGTGCTTGTTATTGTGCTCCTGTTTTTAGTGCCTATCAAACCATCCCTTCACTTCAACAGTGGATGCATAGAAAGGGAGAGACTCGCACTCCTAAGTATCAAACGTGACCTCATTGACGACCATGATGTTCTTTCTTCTTGGGGCAGACGAGAAGACAAAGGAGATTGCTGCAAATGGAGAGGCATCTCTTGCAGCCATCGAACTGGTCACATTAGAAAGCTTGATCTTCAGGATGGTGCGCTCAAAGGTAAGTTAAGCCATTCTTTGCTTGAATTGAGACATCTTACTTACTTGGATTTGAGTTGGAATGATTTTGGTGGTACTCACTTCCCAGCTGATAGCAATGGTTCACTCTCCAAGTTGAGATACTTGAATCTCAAAGATGCTAAATTTTCCGgaaccatctcttctctgcttGCCAACCTCTCCAGCTTGCAGGATCTTGATCTGAGTTATAATCATTTTCATGATTTAATAAACATTGATTGGCTTGGTCTTTCTTCTTTAAGTTACCTTGATCTGAGTGGCAATCCCCTTGCTAGACCCAGTGATTGGTTGCAAATAGTTAACAAGCTCCTTCATCTAGAAAGCTTGGCACTGTCATCGTGCTTTTCTGGGGGTGTGATTCCTCCAACTCTTTCCCCAGTCAATTCTTCTTCATCACTGTATACTCTCCATCTCTCTGATAATAACCTTGTGATTCTTTCAATACACCCATGGTTGTCTAACATCACTCAAAATATTGTACAGCTTGACCTCTCTTCCAACCTCTTACAAGGTTCAAGTTTAGCCGAAATTGGGAATATGATTTCTCTTGAAGGGCTTTATCTCGCTAATACTTCAGTTGTGGGTG GACGAACTTATACATTCCAGCTTTCTGATTATGATCCTTTAGTTTTTGACATAAGCTATAATCGTTTTGATGGTCTGTTGCCTTCGCCTCTATCTCCCACATGTTTTATTTCTTCTAAAATTGGATCAGTAGATTGGCCATTTATCTACCTTGACCTCTCAAGAAACTTATTTTCTGGAATAATTCCTGATCGTTTGATTAGTGTGAAGGTTCTCGTGTTTTTGAATTTGGCCAACAACAATTTGATTGGTAAAATTCCAGCCTCCGTAGGATCACTTTCGAAACTTGAAACCCTGGATTTAGGATACAATGCCTTATCTGGACCATTACCTTTGGCTTTAAAGGATTGCACTAGATTGAAATTCATGGACCTAAGTGGTAATAAATTGTCAGGTAATGTACCCACTTGGATTGGAGAAAGCCTTACCTCTTTGCAATATCTGAGCCTACGATCGAATCAGTTCTATGGAAGAATGCCTTCTCAAGTTTGTCAACTAAAACATGTTCAAATCTTGGACCTTTCTATAAATAATATCACTGGAACCATACCAAACTGCCTCAAGAATTTAGGTGCCATGGCTGATGGGAATTGGACTAAAACAATCGATCATAAATATTACTGGAAAGGATATGAGCGGTATTCTTATATTGACGAAGCATTGGTTCTTTGGAAAGGACAGAATTACCTGTGCGACAAAAATCTTGGACAATTTAGGATAATTGACCTTTCAAGCAATAAAATAGAAGGAGAAATTCCAAGGGAAATATCTAGCCTCTCACAAATTAAGCAATCGAACCTGTCCAACAACAAGTTGATTGGTGCAATCCCCGAAGAGATCGGTTGTTTGAAGGAAATGGAATCACTTGATCTGTCTCATAATCATCTGTCAGGCAGACTTCCCGCTACCATGGctaatttaaattttctcaACACCTTGAACTTGTCATATAATAGTTTGTCTGGGAGAATTCCGTCCAGCACTCAGCTTCAGAGCTTCAATGCTTCTTCATTTTCTAATAATCTTGCACTTTGTGGGTTGCCTCTTACGCAACGCTGCATAGAAGATGGTATTCCAGATCCACAATCCAACCACGATGGTCGATACAATGAAGAAGACAAAGATGAATTCTGGAAATGGTATTATGCTGGCATGGGTCTCGGATTCAGTGCTGGCTTTTGGGGAGTATCAAGCACTTTATTGTTGAAGCGTTCTTGTAGACATGCCTTTTTCCAACTCTTGAACAAATTTGGAGATTGGGTTTATGTGAAAAAAGCAGTCTACAATAGAAGATTGCAACAGAAACTTCATGGCAAGGATTCATTCCTTCTGATGAAATGGTTGCCAAAGTAA
- the LOC110606677 gene encoding alcohol dehydrogenase class-P, with product MSNTAGQVIRCKAAVAWEAGKPLVMEEVEVAPPQANEVRLKILFTSLCHTDVYFWEAKGQAPLFPRIFGHEASGIVESVGPGVTDLQPGDHVLPVFTGECKECRHCKSEESNMCDLLRINTDRGHMLADGKSRFSINGKPIHHFLGTSTFSEYTVVHVGSVAKINPAAPLDKVCVLSCGISTGLGATLNVAKPKKGQSVAIFGLGAVGLAAAEGARISGASRIIGVDLNTKRFEEAKKFGVNEFVNPKDHDKPVQEVIAEMTDGGVDRSVECTGSVQAMISAFECVHDGWGVAVLVGVPSKDDAFKTHPVNLLNERTLKGTFFGNYKPRSDLPSVVEMYMKKELEVEKFITHHVSFSEINKAFDYMLKGESLRCIISMEG from the exons ATGTCTAACACCGCCGGTCAGGTCATTCGCTGTAAAG CTGCTGTCGCATGGGAGGCAGGGAAACCACTGGTGATGGAAGAAGTAGAGGTGGCACCGCCACAGGCTAATGAAGTTCGTTTGAAGATCCTCTTTACCTCTTTATGTCACACTGATGTTTACTTCTGGGAAGCTAAG GGACAAGCACCATTATTTCCTCGCATATTTGGCCATGAAGCTAGTGG GATTGTGGAGAGTGTTGGTCCTGGTGTGACTGATCTCCAGCCAGGTGACCATGTGCTACCTGTGTTCACTGGGGAATGCAAGGAGTGCCGCCACTGtaaatcagaagaaagcaacaTGTGTGACCTCCTCAGAATCAATACTGATAGGGGTCATATGCTTGCTGATGGGAAATCAAGATTCTCCATCAATGGGAAACCCATTCACCACTTCCTTGGTACCTCCACATTTAGTGAATACACTGTTGTACATGTTGGATCAGTTGCTAAGATCAATCCTGCTGCCCCTCTTGACAAAGTGTGTGTGCTCAGTTGTGGAATATCCACAG GTCTTGGAGCCACTTTGAATGTTGCAAAACCAAAGAAGGGTCAATCTGTTGCAATTTTTGGGCTAGGTGCTGTAGGCCTTGCT GCTGCAGAAGGGGCAAGAATATCTGGAGCTTCCAGAATCATTGGTGTTGATTTGAATACCaagagatttgaagaag CCAAGAAGTTTGGTGTTAATGAGTTTGTGAATCCGAAAGATCATGATAAGCCTGTCCAAGAG GTAATTGCTGAGATGACCGATGGAGGAGTCGATCGGAGTGTTGAATGCACGGGGAGTGTCCAAGCCATGATCTCAGCATTTGAATGTGTTCATGAT GGTTGGGGTGTTGCCGTACTTGTGGGTGTCCCAAGCAAGGACGACGCTTTCAAAACTCATCCTGTGAATCTGTTGAATGAGAGAACACTCAAAGGAACCTTCTTTGGCAATTACAAGCCTCGCAGTGATCTTCCTTCTGTCGTCGAAATGTACATGAAAAAG GAGTTAGAAGTGGAAAAATTCATCACTCACCATGTTTCTTTCTCGGAGATTAACAAAGCATTTGACTACATGCTGAAAGGAGAATCTCTGAGGTGCATTATTAGCATGGAGGGCTAG
- the LOC110606676 gene encoding auxin efflux carrier component 6 — MITGDDFYKVMCAMVPLYFAMLVAYGSVKWWKIFTPEQCSGINRFVAVFAVPVLSFHFISQNNPYQMDTKFILADTLSKIIVLVVLSVWAVFFNGGLDWLITLFSVATLPNTLVMGIPLLMAMYGDFTQSLMVQVVVLQCIIWYTLLLFLFEYRAATLLIKTQFPGPTAASITKIELDNDVISLDGRDPLRTESETDGNGRIRVRIRRSTSSAPESALSSSICLTPRPSNLSNAEIFSVNTPAPFYEYSINPNANNGYTHYNHGPNNEIIICNGDLGFGYRSGTSPRLSGYASSDAYSLQPTPRASNFNELDVTNAGGTPYWVRSPVAGKFFRQPSPAVPDVRMVWGESPGKCQNGGAGAGKDITEKEISFRDSSKTAALEETNSKEAATDQEMPRAFVMLKLILIVVGRKLSRNPNTYSSVIGLLWSLISFKWNVGMPSLVKNSIKIISDAGLGMAMFSLGLFMALQPRIIACGKKRATMGMAIRFICGPIVMSAASVAVGLRGVRLRAAIVQAALPQGIVPFVFAREYGLHPDILSTGVIFGMLVALPVTLLYYISLGL, encoded by the exons ATGATAACAGGAGATGATTTCTACAAGGTGATGTGTGCAATGGTGCCTTTGTATTTTGCAATGCTGGTTGCATATGGGTCAGTGAAGTGGTGGAAGATATTCACACCAGAGCAATGTTCAGGGATCAACAGATTTGTTGCTGTTTTTGCAGTCCCAGTTTTATCTTTCCActtcatttctcaaaataatcCATACCAAATGGATACCAAGTTCATATTAGCTGATACACTCTCTAAGATCATAGTCCTTGTTGTTCTCTCAGTTTGGGCTGTTTTCTTTAATGGAGGATTGGATTGGCTCATCACTCTCTTCTCAGTCGCAACTTTGCCTAACACTCTTGTCATGGGCATCCCTTTGCTCATGGCCATGTATGGAGATTTCACTCAGAGCCTTATGGTGCAAGTGGTTGTTCTTCAGTGCATCATATG GTACACTCTTTTGCTCTTCCTCTTCGAGTACAGAGCAGCAACCCTCCTAATCAAAACCCAGTTCCCAGGACCCACAGCAGCCTCCATTACCAAAATCGAACTCGACAATGATGTCATCTCCCTCGATGGCAGGGACCCACTCCGCACTGAATCTGAAACCGACGGCAACGGCCGAATCCGAGTTCGTATCCGCAGGTCCACTTCCTCCGCCCCAGAATCCGCCCTATCATCCTCCATCTGCCTCACTCCTAGACCCTCAAATCTCTCCAACGCAGAAATCTTTTCTGTCAACACCCCTGCGCCATTTTATGAATACAGTATAAATCCTAATGCGAATAATGGTTACACTCATTACAATCATGGACCAAACAACGAGATAATAATATGTAATGGGGACTTGGGTTTCGGATATCGGTCCGGAACGAGTCCTAGACTATCGGGATACGCTTCATCGGATGCTTACTCGCTGCAACCCACGCCAAGGGCGTCGAATTTTAATGAGCTGGATGTGACGAACGCCGGGGGTACGCCATACTGGGTCAGGTCTCCGGTTGCCGGGAAATTTTTCAGGCAGCCGTCCCCGGCGGTTCCAGATGTCAGAATGGTATGGGGAGAGTCGCCAGGAAAGTGTCAAAATGGAGGAGCAGGCGCCGGCAAAGATATTACAG AAAAGGAAATTAGCTTTAGAGACAGTAGCAAAACGGCAGCGCTTGAGGAGACTAATTCAAAAGAAGCAGCAACTGACCAAGAAATGCCTCGTGCTTTTGTGATGCTGAAGCTCATACTCATTGTAGTAGGACGGAAGCTCTCTCGCAACCCAAATACATATTCTAGTGTGATAGGCCTTCTCTGGTCTTTAATCTCATTCAA ATGGAATGTGGGAATGCCAAGCCTGGTAAAAAACTCTATCAAAATCATTTCAGATGCAGGACTTGGAATGGCCATGTTCAGTTTAG GGTTGTTCATGGCCCTTCAACCTCGAATAATTGCATGTGGGAAGAAAAGGGCAACAATGGGAATGGCAATCCGATTTATTTGCGGTCCCATAGTGATGTCAGCCGCTTCTGTCGCCGTTGGTCTAAGAGGAGTTCGGTTACGCGCCGCCATAGTCCAG GCAGCTCTTCCACAAGGGATTGTACCGTTTGTTTTCGCAAGGGAATATGGATTACATCCTGACATTTTAAGCACAGG GGTCATATTTGGGATGCTAGTTGCTTTACCAGTAACGCTGCTCTATTACATAAGCCTAGGGCTTTGA